The Lycium ferocissimum isolate CSIRO_LF1 chromosome 8, AGI_CSIRO_Lferr_CH_V1, whole genome shotgun sequence DNA segment CAAATTGCCGTTTCCTGAGAAATAGAATCCAAACCGTAAGTAACTTTATGTTGATATGATTCGGCCACGTGCCTGCACCTATACTGAACCTTTTTATTTGTTCGTGTGTATACAACGCTTATCCTAACCCTTGGTGCGGTTCCTAGCCTCGACCAGTGGATTGGGAAAATCTGTTCACAACTTACTTATGCCAACCGTACCTAGAGGCGTTTGTCCCGGTCCCGTTGGGAGGTCGGGACCCACGGTAAGTCTTTCCATTAGAACGTCGTCCTTTCTACTTTGTGCAATACGCCATGTTAATTAGGTAATGACTGTTCTTCTTTTTGCTTCACAGGTTTGTCAAAGGCCACCTAATTCCAGGGCCGGTCAGAAACTGCCGAGGCCTCGGTCGACGAGCAGATATCGAAGCTCCCGTTGGGAGCTCTGGGGCCGAAGGAGAAGCAAAATCCTCCGAATCATCTCGAGTTCTTCCTAGTCTAGGAAAAGATCGAGGGTCGTTATTCGAGAGATTTTCCCCANNNNNNNNNNNNNNNNNNNNNNNNNNNNNNNNNNNNNNNNNNNNNNNNNNNNNNNNNNNNNNNNNNNNNNNNNNNNNNNNNNNNNNNNNNNNNNNNNNNNTTATTATTGTCGTTAAATAAACACAAGACGTATTAGCAAGcaaacttaaattttcatagcATGATAAATAGCATTTGATTATACATTAAactgattttaaaattttttaaaagaaaatgaaaataagtttCAAGTTTGAATAAAGTGATTGTGACCATATATTTTAAGTGAAAACTTTTTTCTGCtcataaaatttcaacttttttcgAGTTTAATGTGTgttcaccacaacttcaatttctaaatatatgttttcgatttacttttttcttaaatatcatttttttatgtCTAAACGTCTGCACGGAATAGCTCTAATCAACTATGCTCtctttctcaaattatttgtcgtatTTTTGTTATACAGGCCCCTTAAGAAATTTATATTAATTATGAGGCgtatttgactaactttatcCTTACTTATGTCTCAGTTATAAtctctatttatttatgttcACTCTATAAATAtgtcatctccattaatgatTAAATCTACTATATAATTAATTGTGTCTTGAACTCCTAAATGACAAACAATTTGAGATGGAGGTAGTAGCTAGGaatgtccacttagccatttgcacaccccttaagtaaataataactcttaaaaaataggtaatttgactaactgcacctaattaaataggtattgggatttgatcacatgatagcacttaataggggcaaatctgaaaaaataaggtaattcttttttgatttgataagaggacactctttttgacctaagaaaaaaaggctaagtggacactcttttttatccagAGGGAGTACCACCTAAAATGAATAGTTCTTATCAATTACTACCTCCATTCACTTTAACTTGTCATGTTTCGCTTCTCGATAGTTAAACTGCATGGATTTTAATCAACatttaagatatattttttatcatattaaCATTGAAAAGgattgcaacttatagtattttttttttttatagtttttcaaacatttattaaattaatttcaatTCCTAATCAAATTGATTCTGCACAAATAAAtcgtgacaagtaaaagtggtgGATGGATGGAGTATGACCCAAAGGAAACCAATAATCTTTATGATTTGGTGAAGAGAAGACGTGAGGGTATATTAAAAGGGGAAAATTacacttataaacaatttatgggtcaaaattacatattcatagcccatattttaaattacaaacctacaGCCCAACATTTCATGGCCCAACTTGAatattcaactttatacaacaatatacaactttataaaagtgtataataatatataagaggtgtttatacacacttttaCACTAGTATACAATATTAAACAAACTCAtacaagaggtgtttatacataatgtataagatgtgtttatacacacttttaCACCGTATAAACGTATACACGCTTTTACATTGTTGTACCAAATTATAcaaactctctctctttttgcATATTCTAATTTCTAGATGAACGGGATTGAATTGAACCCCCGAGGAAAAACAGCAAACAAAAGCTACCGGTAGCAGTATAATTGCAGTCAAAATTAGAAACAAAAACGTGATGTGCATAATATTGTTTCAAAACGACAAAAAAGAagtcaaaaaaagaagaagagaaaattgaaaaaataaagaagcaaCTAAAGAAGAAGACATTACCTGTACGGAATCACATACACAACAACGAATATCTGGCAGTTTGATGTGGGGGGCTAGCTcggataaaaaaataaatatgggCTAAAATGGGTAATTACTTTTCCCTAATCAGCATAGAGTGTAAAAATCCTTATTAAAAGTGCAAAGTGGACTTTCCCGACATTAGTAAAACGTAGACGCCTCTGCCACCACTATGAACCGAAACCAACAACACTTGACCATGCCCGAAATCCCCATGCCAGGCGGCTACCGGAGTCTGCCGGTGTTGGGTTTCGGCACGTCGGCAAATCTACCTGTAGGACCAGAAATAGTTACAACTGCAGTTCTACAAGCAATTGAGCTTGGCTACAGGCATTTTGATACAGCTTCTTTATACAATTCTGAACAACCACTTGGTGAAGCTATAGTTGAAGCAATTAATAGTGGTTTAGTTCAATCTCGTGGACAACTCTTTATTACTTCAAAGCTATGGTGTAGAGATGCTCATCCACAACATGTTCTTCCTGCTCTCAAGAAGTCCTTACAGTAAAATTTTCCTGAAATCCCCACTTTAATTATCTATTAcagtaatttatttatttttcacttttgctTTAGTGAACTATCTATGTTATCTCGAGGGAGTTGCCATCTTTTAGAATTCATGCACACATATCCTATACAGATGATACCAATTAGTTGGGGTTAAATTCTAGTCAGGTTAGTATGTTTGCATATGTGTTTACCCAACTTTTTGTGCGCACCTCCACTATTTCACCGGGTACTTGCTACCTCACACTAGTATAGATATCGGGTAACTCTGTTCACCGAggtttggaagatggaaaaaataaacacttaGTATTTTCGGTCTTTGCTAAAATTTGAACCTAAATCTCATGGTTGTCCTCGCACTTCATTTACCACCAGGCCACATCCTTAGCTGCTACTTTAGGTCATATGTTCTCTAGGAGTCTTTTAGTCCTCTCGGAAATTCATAGACTAGTAGAAAATATAGAGTTTAGGTATGCCCTTTCGTTGGATTGTTCTTTTATCTGTCTTGATCATCCAATCTCCCGCACTGCGTCAGAAAATCTTAGTCTCCGGTCTCTCTTCGCTGCTCATTTTAAAGGCTACGGCTTTTTCTTGAcatctttcttttatttaagtCATTGATCTCATATCTATAAGCAGGGCGTCAACGTTCACTGTTCAGCCTACGCCTGTCCATTAATTCCTTTCTAGCACTTTTACTACTTTCAAATTTTTATATTACTGCACTAAGATGAGTTTAAATGGAGCTATATGCTAAAGTGAAGATTTATATGACCAACCCCAACTTATTTGGGGTTGAAATGTAATTGTTGATGTAGTACTGAACTGGTAAATTGGTGTGTTTGGTCTTGCAGGAATCTAAAAATGGATTACATTGATTTATATCTAATACACTGGCCAGTGAGTTCTAAGCCAGGAATTCATGAGTACCCTATTAAAAAAGAGGACCTTCTTCCCATGGATTTCAAGTCAGTTTGGGCAGCAATGGAAGAGTGCCAGAAACTTGGGCTCACTAAGTCCATTGGAGTTAGCAACTTTTCTTGCAAGAAGCTTGCTGATCTTCTTGCCATTGGCAAGATTCCCCCCGCTGTCAATCAAGTATGTTAGAGGAGATCTATGTTGCTCTGACTTTCCAAAAATTTTGTCGCACCCGTGTTGGATCccccaaaaatgcactacttttggagaatcTGACATGCGCACGGTGACATTTTTTAAGAGTCCGAACAACATAGgaaaaaatcataatcaagtataggacttgcttgaaaagtagtactcctctgtcccaatttatttgacattctttccttattagtcagTCCCAAAAACAATGatcttttttctatatttagcaaCAAATTAACTTCGAAATGTCTATTCTAACCTTAATGAGatatttatagccacacaaatatccatggcttatttttataccacaagtttcaaaaaaaaaaaattctttcctAAACTCCATGCTTCGTCTAACaccatcatataaattgggactgGAGGAGTAATTATGTTAGATAAAGTAAAATTAAGTAGAAAGTGATCTTGTGAAAAGATAGGACTCTGACTTACTGTTCTTGATTTGTAAGGTAGAAGTAAGTCCATGTTGGCAGCAAAAGAAGCTGAGAGAGTTCTGCAAGAGCAATGGAGTTCTAGTTGTTGCATATAGTCCTTTAGGATCCATAGGTACTAGAGTTATGGAAAATGAAGTGCTCAAAGAAATAGCAAAGGCCAAAGGCAAGACTGTCGCGCAGGTATTCTAAGATGAGTTTAACTCAAACTACGTTGACTAGTTTTGgtgcatataacttaaatcctagTGTGCAAAATCCAGGTTGCTTTAAGATGGGGATATGAGCAAGGCATTGGTGTGGTGGTGAAGAGCTATAACAAAGAGAGAATGAAACAGAACCTTGAGATTTTCGACTGGTCATTAAGCGATGATGAGTGCAGAAAGATCAGCGAAATCCCACAAAGTAGAGCTTCTCTGGGTAAGGATTTCACATCTCCTTATGGACCTTACAAGACAATTGAAGAGCTCTGGGATGGAGAACTCTGATTAAATCAGTTTACAATATCAAGCATACTGTCTCTAGTAATTCTTCTTGTTGTATGTGTCTGCCTTCTAATTGTGGTAGTTGTACATTATCAAAGTAGAGATAAGAAGGGACAAGATTTATCCAGTTCCTTCTTGTTGTTGTCCGCTTGTTAGGAGTATTTTAATCTTGTCTGTAAAGTAGAACTTTATTCCTTGACAAACTATTTTCTTGTATAATATATCGGACCAAGAGGGACTAAAATGGAGCGACATGAAAGGTAAAGATTTACGTAACTGAGGCACAGTCATATTCTGCTAGTTGTTCATTATTCTTACAAAGATAAACTGGTCAGTTTTTCTCCCGATCGTTTTGCTTAAATCTCATGTTCTAAACTTAAAAACAATAATTAATAGGAGTAAAAGGTAACATAGCTCTCATTATTTCAAAAGAATAGATAATACTATATTAAGCGAATAAAATGGTTAACTGCCAGTCTGCCACAAGAGTTACTAGTCTCAAGTTATATCCAACTAGGAAAATTACATTTCCAATAGACCCCTAGAAAATAAGGAATAAAAGTCCTTGTAAGAAAAGGAAACACAACAGATTGCATAACACAAGCCACACTAGATCATCATCCCACAAAAATACGCTAATAAGCTAGCCTCGCCTAATTGTAAAGGTTAAGATAATTATGCTAGCAAATCATTTAGTTAATCAAAATAAGGGAAATGACAAATAAatgaaacaacaaaaaataacaGAAATCAGCATATCATAACCGGAATTGCTCTAAAATTTGGTTCAAATCCGTCAAGATCACCAAAACACTTACATCTATTTACATAAAACAGATATCACAACAAGAGTTCGAGGCACTGAGTACATAACTAATTCTACGTTATTTCCCATCTAGCAACCAGCATAGGCTTGAACATTTTAAGAAACTACCACTTGCATGAACTATGCACAGTTATAGATGTTTCATGTGGAAACTGAAGAACAAGCAGAGCACGTTCATAAGACTAGACAATCTGATACACGTTTAACCAATAGCGACCAAACTTGATCCCGTGGGATACACTGACACATGAATTTAGTCCAGATTCAACAACGTCCAGGCCTCCCATAATGTGGAGGTAAAGAAGGACAATTCTCATTCATGTTGGCATATGGCTCCAATGTGTTGTACCCGGGCAGTTCCATTTGGTATTCACCAAGAATCTGGCAGAAAGAGACCTTACTGTCTCCACTGTTGCACCAACTTGGGAGGCCTGTCTGATTATCTTCGAAAATTTTGAGCATGTAGGCATCTCTAATCTGCAAGCAGTAGGAACGACTTACCATCACtaatggaaatttttttctaataagACGAGATTAAACAAAGGCTTTGATACTCACAGTGAACTCAGTTACTTGAATAGAGTTGGAAACAGGGCCAAAAATCCAGCTTCTTTGTACATTGCTAGAATGAAGGCCACGCATGTAGTGGATTGGCCATCACTATAGACCCATTCATCTTGTTCTGGGTGTTGGAAATTTGGGAGAGCAAGACAACCCAAATAATACTCAAAACTCACTAGAAGATAAATGGAGgaaagatgattttctattcaACTTGGCTTGATTCAAATGGCTAGATTacatgactatttataggtgaatTCATCCATATATCTAGCCTAGCATACATGTATCACTATTAATAATTTCACACTTCACATCCTCCAAGTACATGAATAAGAACTCACTAGACTAATCTAGAATTTTCCACCAATTCATGTATCTCCTAATACATTAATCTACTAGTTCAtgaactaaattaaatataatgtgaataaattaaataatgtgaacaagtttattttttcaacatcTCCCCTTAAACTTGATTCACTACTCCAAGAGCCATCCGCAGCTTCTGAAAAATATCAATCTTCAACGGCTTATGTCCGCAACTTGGTCTTGAGATTTCACAAACTCAAGCTCTACCTCCTTCTTCGATATGCAATCTCTAATGAAATGATACTTAGTATCAATATGTTTGCTTCTTTCATGAAACACCGGGTTCTTGGCCAATGCAATGGCCGATTTGTTATCAATACAAATCTTAGTTGCATCTTCTTGTGGTTGGTGAAGTTCTTTCAACAAGCTCCTTAGCCAAATTGCATGACAAACACAAGAAAGAAGCTGCTACATACTCTGCTTCACATGTTGACAAAGTCACAATTGGTTGCTTCTTGGAATTCCATGTAAATGCGAGAATttccaaaaaaggaaaacaaaccGGTAGTACTTTTCCGGTCATCAACATCACGGTAATCCAATCActatcacaatagacaacaagCTTGAAGTCCTTGGAAGATGAATaaaaaattccataatcaaGTGTACCTTTGATGTACCGGAGTATTCTTTTGGCTGCTTTTAAATGAGAAGTTGTTGGAGTTTCCATAAAGCGACTGACAAGTCCAACACCAAAAAGAATATCGGGTCTCGTACAAGTTAAATACCTTAAGCTTCCAGCAAGACTCTTGAAATATGTGGGATTGATATTTTCTCCATCTTCACGCTTGGACAGTTTAACTCCACAATCCACGGGGGTGCTAACAGGCTTGCAATTCTCCATCTCAAATTTCTTGAGAATCTCCTTTGCATATTCTCCTTGAGAAATAAAGATGCCATCATTCTTCTGCTCCACTTTAATGCCAAGATAGTATGACATTAGGTCAATGTCCGTCATCTCAAATTCTCTTGtcattgatttcttgaattcttcaaACATCTTTGGATTATATCCTGTCAAGATCAAATCATCCACATACAAACATACAAGTAATGTGTCACCATCTTCATTAATTTTTACATAAAGTGCATGCTCATGTGGACACTTTAAAAAACCATTTGCTTGGAAGTATTTGTCAATTCTACAATTCCAAGCCAGTGGAGCTTGTTTCAAGCCATAAAGAGCCTTCTTCAATTTCAAAACTTTATCTTCATCTCCTTCAACCTTATAGCCCAAAGGTTGATCAATGTATACTTCTTCCTCCAAAATCCCATTCAAGAAAGCCGActtcacatccatttgatggattttccaCTAATTCTGAGCTGCCAAAGAAATAATCAAGCGGATTGTCTCCAAACGAGCAACTGGTGCAAACACCTCATCATAATTAATACCGCCTTTTGCTTGTACCCTTTGCTACCAATCTTGCTTTGTACCTCTCTACTTCTCCTTTGGAATTTTTCTTTAGCTTGTAAACCCATTTGACTCTAATGGTGCTTTTTCCTTTTGGAAGTTTTGCCAACTCCCAAGTGTCATTCTTCTTGATTGCCCTGATTTCTTCATCCATCGCATCTCTCCATTTTAGATTACCGGCAACATCTTCATAACTTATAGGCTCGCTGTCCACCAATAAACAAAAGTGAGTTAAATCACTTAAATTTTATGTTACATCTTCCGTTGCATCATACAAGCCTCGAAGACTTCTAGACTTTCGAGGTACACTGCTTGAACTTGATTCCCCAACTTCTTGAACTTGCGGTGGAGGTGTTGTAGGTGGTGTAGTAGGCTGCTCCATAACTTCTTCACCATGTTCATCATCAAGGAATGGACTAAAAGAGTAATCTTGCTCTTTAGATTTCCATTCCCCAAGCACTATCTTCATCAACTTCAACATCTCTGCTTATGGTAATCTTGCCATTTCTtgggttatataacttataacctTTAGATCTTTGCGCATAACCAACGAAAACATACCTCTCACTTTTTTCATCAAGCTTAGATCTCTTCTCATCCGACACATATGCATAAGCAGTGCTTCCAAACACTCGCAAGTGAGCAACTTTTGGTTTGAAACCACTCCAAGCCTCTTGCGGTGTTTTGCCACGAACACTTTTGGTGTGGCGCCGATTTGATAAATACATCGCACAAGCAACTGCTTCAGCCCAAAACTCCTTTGGCATATTTTTTCTCTGCAACATACTTCTTGCCATGTTAAGAATAGTTAGATTCTTCCTCTCCACCACGCCATTTTGTTGAGGCGATCTTGGAACAGTCAAAAAATGACGTATTCCATTTCTTCCACAAAAAGCCTTGAATTCATTTGAAGTGAATTCTCCACCATTATCGGACCGAAGTGACTTTATTTGGTAGCCACTTTGTTTCTCCACCATGCTCTTAAAATTCTTGAAGTATTGAAACACATcaaatttttccttcaaaaaatatACCCAAATTTTTCGagaataatcatcaataaagagAAGGAAATAATTACTTTTACCAAGTGAGGCTGGCTTGATAGGTCCGCACACATCCATATGAATCAACTCTAAAGGACTCCGTGCACTTGTCAATGACTCTTTGGGAAAGCTTTTCCTTGATCGCTTTCCAAAAAAGACATCCTTCGCAAAGTCGATTAGGATGGTTAATGGTTGGCAACCCTTTCaccatattttcctttttcatcaaCCTTAGACTATCAAAATTCAAATGGCCAAATCTCATATGCCAAAGCCAAGATGAATCTTTGACACATGAAAATAAGCACCTTGGTACATCACTTTGAAGattcaaaacaaacattttatttttagcCATAGGAACTTTGGCTAACAATCTCCCATTTTCATCTTTCATAGTCaactttttatctttcaaatgaGTGTcataatttttctccaaaagctGTCCCAAACTCAGaatattacttttcatttttggtatatacatgACATTGGAGATAAATTGATGACTTCTATctttcaaacaaattaaaatcgtaccttttcctttgatttgaattttttaaagagTCTCCAAGAGTGATGTTGCCGCCATTAAATTCCTCAAACTCAGCAAATAAATGCTTCTTCCCGCAAATATGGTTGCTTGCACCGGAATCAAGGtaccatttatttctttctacactttcttcttctttacatGCCATGAGTAAagtgtcatcttcatcttcatttttgctctccacaaaattatttatctcctccaaattatttttacattcccaggaaaaatgaccatattTATGACAAGTATAacattcaatatttgatttgtcATACCTTCCTTGATTTGACCTCCATCCTCTACCTCTTCCGCGCCCTCTTCCTTGGTTGGAGTCTTGACTTCTATTTTCTTTGGTCGGAGGTTAACTACCACCTCTTCCTCCTCTACCACGACCTCTTCCACGCCCACGACCTCTTTGTTGTGAGCCACGCCTTTCATCTTTCTCCTTCGAAGAAAGTTTTGCTTGCAAAGCTTGTTCAACCGACTCTTGTTTcagtttcttcaacttttcttcaTGTGCTTGCAAAGAACCCGTGATTTCTTTTATGATCATGGTGTCCAAGTCCTTGGAATCTTCAATGGCAACAACgatataattaaattttgaatctagGGATCGTAATATTTTTGCAACGACCCTATCATCATTCAACTCTTCACCATATCTCTTCAGTTGATTGACAACTGCCAAGACTCTTAAAATATAATCCGGCGATTCGGATTCCTTCATTTGCAGCGATTCAAATTCTCCTCTTAAGGTTTGGAGACGAAGCTTTTTCACCTTGTCCAAACCTTTAAAGGAAGTTTGAAGAATATCCCATGCTTGCTTGGAGTTGGTTGCATTTGCGACCTTCTCGAACATCTTTTCATCCAAACTATGATGGATGAGTGTGAGTGCCTTTTGGTCTTTCTTATTTGTCGCAGCggcatcatcttcttcatcaacgCCACTCTCCACAATTTCCCATACATCATAGGCTCCAAGAAAAGCCTTCATTCGGATGCAccaacttccataattttcttTAGTGAGCATCGGAACTTGGAATGGAGTTCCATTGGTGTTAGTCATTTTCTCTCTACGTTTTGTTGTCTCTCAAACACACCGGCTCTACGTACCAAATGTTGGAAATTTGGGAGAGCAAGATAACACAAATAATACTCAAAACTCACtagaagagaaatggaggaaagatgattttctattcaACTTGGCTTGATTCAAATGGCTAGATTACATGACTATTTACAGGTGAATTCATCCATGTATCTAGCCTAGCATACATGTATCACTATTAATAATTTCACACTTCACATCCTCCAAGTACATGAATAAGAACTCACTAGACTAATCTAGAATTTTCCACCAATTCATGTATCTCCTAATACATTAATCTACTAGTTCAtgaactaaattaaatataatgtgaacaaattaaataatgtgaataagtttattttttcaacaCCGGGATGGTCAGATATTGATCAAATGTTATACCACGTTTTTTCAGTTTCAGCAAGAATACCCTACAAGTCCAAATCCTGCAAGAGATGTATCAATTGTACATATGAAGTGACTTctacaaatatgaaaaatttgaaTGGTTCTGTAAGATTTAGATTCTAAGATATATTTAATGAACTCTCTGTATGTGAAAAGTTATACTGTGATATTTTAAGTGAAAGTCCACTCAACTTGAACTAAGATGGAAGCTTTCCGAATCATGCTTCAATATATAATGTTATTCTTATGCTTGCTCCTAGGCTAACTGTCCGTATAAAGGGCGATCATCTATAGAATACGGCTCTGTAAGGTTACTCATGAGAGTTACGGAGTGTATCTAGGTTTGAGTCACCAAATGATTTAACAATTGAGTAATGCTCACCTATTATTTTGACATAGAAATGCAGAAAGGAGGAGGTTGGAGGGTAtgtttcatatttttctttcaaaaaaaatctatcaaaaTTGCTTGTTTCTAGACCTAAACAAATATACTACAAAAAAAACTGAATGTCTGGGTATGCAGACTTGCACTCTCATGCTCCTACCTTGGAGCAAAAGAACCGTAATACCAATAGGATATATGCATGAACTGCTCGTACTGCAAGGACCAACGGAAAAATCAGTATTAGAGAGGGAACTTAGAACCTGTCTATATCAATTGAATTTGGGGGACGAGTGCTTCCAATACCATTAACTAATAGTTaaaatgttatataagtttccaaccaaatgaTTCTTGTAAGTTATTTACATGATAAGAAGCATGTAAAACTCTAGTTCAAAGCAAAACGCAGCGGAATAAGGAGTTGACATTAAAGAGAAGAGAATAGAAGATGGGAAAAATAATGTACTGTTTATTGATTGTGTATGGCACCGTATATAAAGAATTATACAACCCCTATATCTGCTaagataaacataaaaaaaaagataatgacTATCAACAGAGCCTAAATAGGAGGAGTAAGTTACAGCAGATTCCTAAATATTAGTAACCACAAAATAGAACTCTACATCAATTAGGTCACTTAAGTCATCATCCGTTATTACGCCCCCGCAAGTTGGTGGTGTTAACAACACCCAACTTGGAGAAATGCTTGACAAAAGAGGCTTTTGGAAGTGGTTTGGTTAGTATATCTGCCACTTGATCAGCCGAGTGAAGTGTTGAACTTCGATGTCCTTGTTTTGAACTTGTTCACGAACAAAGTGAAAATCAATAGCAATATGCTTCATCCGACTATGGAATACCGGGTTGGCGCAAATGTAGGTGGTGCTAATATTGTCACAAAAGATCCGAGGAGTGGATGAAATACTGAACCGAAGCTCATGGAGTAAACTGGTTAGCCTATTAGTCTCAGAAACAGTAGCTGCAACAGCCCGATATTCTGCTTCTGTGGAGGAAC contains these protein-coding regions:
- the LOC132067414 gene encoding non-functional NADPH-dependent codeinone reductase 2-like, with translation MNRNQQHLTMPEIPMPGGYRSLPVLGFGTSANLPVGPEIVTTAVLQAIELGYRHFDTASLYNSEQPLGEAIVEAINSGLVQSRGQLFITSKLWCRDAHPQHVLPALKKSLQNLKMDYIDLYLIHWPVSSKPGIHEYPIKKEDLLPMDFKSVWAAMEECQKLGLTKSIGVSNFSCKKLADLLAIGKIPPAVNQVEVSPCWQQKKLREFCKSNGVLVVAYSPLGSIGTRVMENEVLKEIAKAKGKTVAQVALRWGYEQGIGVVVKSYNKERMKQNLEIFDWSLSDDECRKISEIPQSRASLGKDFTSPYGPYKTIEELWDGEL